One window of Chryseobacterium culicis genomic DNA carries:
- a CDS encoding ABC-F family ATP-binding cassette domain-containing protein has translation MILLQNISFGFPGGNLLFNHINLTIQSHTKSALVGSNGMGKSTLLKMIAGEIQPLNGNINIHGDIFYVPQMFGNCNHLSIAECLKIDQKLHALQKITEGEVDEIYFEILNDDWDIEERCQHALEHWNLDNFELTQKLEGLSGGQKTKVFLAGIEISQPDSIILDEPTNHLDLDGRKLLYDLIDKTDATVVIVSHDRTLLNLVDVIFELSNQGIASYGGNYDFYAEQKEVEEEALHNDIHSKERALKKAKEKERETLERKQKLDARGKGKQEKSGVARIMMNTLRNNAEKNSSKLKSVHAEKISGISDDLRDLRYSLKNSDQMKVNFNDSNLHSGKILVAAEAINFNYGKEKLWKENISLELRSGDRISVKGSNGSGKTTLIKLLLGNSKPSEGKITRAEFNSIYIDQEYSLIDHDSTLYDFVQTFNDSALQESEVKTLLSRFLFWKDSWDKKCGMLSGGERLRLLLCGLSISNKAPDMIILDEPTNNLDLQNVEILTSSIKDYHGTLLVISHDEVFLEEIGVNSEVLLD, from the coding sequence ATGATTTTACTGCAAAATATATCCTTTGGGTTTCCGGGAGGAAATCTTCTATTTAATCATATCAATTTAACAATACAATCTCACACCAAATCAGCTTTGGTGGGAAGCAACGGCATGGGGAAATCAACCCTGTTGAAAATGATTGCTGGCGAAATACAGCCTTTAAACGGCAATATCAATATCCATGGTGATATTTTTTATGTTCCTCAGATGTTCGGGAATTGTAATCATCTTAGCATTGCTGAATGTCTGAAAATAGATCAGAAACTTCACGCTCTCCAAAAAATTACTGAAGGAGAGGTGGATGAAATTTATTTTGAAATTCTCAATGACGATTGGGATATTGAAGAGCGTTGCCAGCATGCCCTGGAACATTGGAACCTCGATAATTTTGAATTAACTCAAAAGCTGGAAGGCTTGAGTGGCGGTCAGAAAACCAAGGTCTTTCTTGCCGGAATTGAGATCAGCCAACCTGATAGTATCATATTGGATGAACCTACCAATCATCTGGATCTTGACGGAAGGAAGCTCCTGTATGACCTTATTGACAAAACAGATGCAACAGTTGTTATTGTAAGCCACGACCGTACCTTGCTCAACCTCGTTGATGTCATATTTGAGTTAAGTAATCAGGGAATTGCATCTTATGGAGGGAACTACGATTTCTATGCTGAGCAAAAAGAAGTGGAGGAGGAAGCTTTGCATAATGATATTCATTCGAAAGAAAGAGCTCTGAAAAAAGCCAAAGAAAAGGAAAGGGAAACCCTGGAACGAAAACAAAAACTGGATGCAAGAGGTAAAGGAAAGCAGGAAAAATCAGGAGTAGCGAGGATTATGATGAATACGCTTCGTAATAATGCTGAAAAAAACAGTTCAAAACTGAAAAGTGTACACGCTGAGAAAATCAGTGGTATTTCTGATGATTTGAGAGACCTGCGTTACTCTTTAAAAAATTCGGATCAGATGAAAGTGAATTTTAATGATTCCAATCTGCATTCAGGAAAAATACTTGTGGCTGCTGAAGCTATTAACTTCAATTATGGAAAGGAAAAACTCTGGAAAGAAAATATCAGCCTTGAGTTGCGAAGCGGCGATAGAATTTCAGTTAAGGGTTCCAATGGCTCCGGAAAAACTACGCTGATTAAGCTTCTGCTGGGAAATAGTAAGCCTTCGGAAGGGAAAATAACAAGGGCAGAATTCAACAGTATCTATATCGATCAGGAGTATTCTCTGATTGATCATGATTCAACTCTTTATGATTTTGTTCAGACTTTCAATGACAGTGCATTACAGGAATCTGAAGTGAAAACATTATTGTCAAGATTTTTGTTTTGGAAAGATAGCTGGGACAAAAAATGTGGAATGCTGAGTGGAGGTGAACGTTTGCGGTTGCTTCTTTGCGGACTTTCCATCAGCAATAAGGCACCTGATATGATTATTCTTGATGAACCTACCAATAACCTGGATCTGCAAAATGTAGAAATTCTCACCAGTTCTATCAAAGATTATCACGGAACTCTGCTGGTGATTTCGCATGATGAAGTTTTTCTTGAAGAGATTGGTGTGAATAGTGAGGTTTTGTTGGATTAA
- a CDS encoding HEAT repeat domain-containing protein, whose amino-acid sequence MTIEELIKDKTVKSKEKVEIISQWIIDSSLPADEVIAFAEKSKDPAKATCIEALEYATKQNPNLADETIFLFVTQTLTEKAPRIKWESAKVIGNTAHLFPENLDQAISNLLGNTEHEGTVVRWSAAFALGEVLKLKTKHNTTLLPALENISEKEEKNSIKKIYLDAIKKTKK is encoded by the coding sequence GTGACCATAGAAGAACTTATAAAAGACAAAACTGTAAAATCAAAGGAAAAAGTAGAAATCATCAGCCAATGGATTATTGATTCTTCTTTGCCTGCTGATGAAGTGATTGCTTTCGCTGAGAAATCAAAAGATCCTGCAAAAGCCACCTGCATAGAAGCCTTGGAATATGCTACGAAACAGAATCCCAACCTTGCAGATGAAACCATATTTTTATTTGTTACCCAAACGCTTACTGAAAAAGCACCCAGAATAAAATGGGAAAGTGCCAAAGTAATAGGAAATACCGCTCATTTATTCCCTGAAAATCTGGATCAGGCCATCAGCAACCTTTTGGGTAACACAGAACATGAAGGAACTGTGGTACGCTGGAGTGCAGCATTTGCCTTGGGAGAAGTTTTGAAACTGAAGACTAAGCATAATACGACTCTACTTCCAGCTCTTGAAAATATCAGTGAAAAGGAAGAGAAAAACAGTATTAAAAAGATTTATCTGGATGCGATTAAGAAAACGAAGAAATAA
- a CDS encoding AAA family ATPase, which translates to MRIHIFGASGSGVTTLGKVLSEELHIEYFDSDDFFWLTTSNPFTERQDPEIRNAVVSDKLHSTDSWIFGGSIIHWGENIFPAFDLIIFLYLPSELRMERLRKREYERYGDEMITSPERAKKFQEFMDWAKDYDHNTGIANRTLKAHLEWLSGMNTPLIELSGDYELHQKMDIILNKIKQTI; encoded by the coding sequence ATGAGAATACATATTTTCGGAGCTTCCGGCTCCGGAGTTACAACATTAGGGAAGGTATTGTCTGAGGAACTCCATATTGAATATTTCGACAGTGATGATTTTTTCTGGCTTACCACATCAAATCCTTTTACAGAAAGACAAGATCCGGAAATAAGAAACGCAGTTGTTTCAGATAAACTTCACTCCACAGACAGCTGGATTTTTGGAGGTTCAATCATTCATTGGGGTGAAAATATATTTCCGGCATTCGATCTGATTATATTTCTCTATCTGCCTTCTGAACTCAGGATGGAAAGACTGAGAAAAAGGGAATACGAAAGATATGGTGATGAAATGATTACCAGCCCGGAAAGAGCTAAAAAGTTCCAGGAGTTTATGGATTGGGCTAAAGATTACGATCACAATACCGGTATTGCGAACAGAACTTTAAAAGCCCATTTGGAATGGCTGTCCGGGATGAATACTCCTTTGATTGAGCTTTCAGGTGATTATGAACTGCACCAGAAGATGGATATTATTCTGAATAAAATAAAACAGACTATATAG
- a CDS encoding alpha/beta fold hydrolase codes for MKPSQKSAYLPSKTDTNSQLFHTLFSPETAKATLLIVHGMQEHSGRYTEIAEYFAAHGIAVLTYDHLGHGKSVKEKKDIGFFQLEKPDERLVADAEMMADHLAEQFPEVPHFIMGHSMGSFITRCLLQKASTKFAGAIITGTGGPLLGIDLLRAYLSLTNAIAPRHRTFLNSVFTSVNNKHFKKDKDFSDTSWLSVNPNNRKAFEQDELCGIPFTHNAFYTLFTIYKKATARNWASSISKSFPFLFVSGQNDPIGDFGKGVMHTVNNLKTDGFQHVDVKIYPEMRHEILNEEIREQVLDEIDHWISKH; via the coding sequence ATGAAACCATCACAAAAATCTGCGTATTTACCCTCAAAAACAGACACCAACTCTCAACTTTTCCACACCCTGTTTTCACCAGAAACAGCAAAAGCCACGCTACTTATCGTTCACGGCATGCAGGAACACAGTGGAAGGTACACAGAGATTGCAGAATATTTTGCAGCTCATGGGATTGCTGTATTGACGTATGATCATTTGGGACACGGAAAATCTGTTAAAGAGAAAAAAGATATTGGTTTTTTTCAGCTTGAAAAACCGGATGAAAGGCTTGTTGCAGATGCAGAAATGATGGCAGATCATCTTGCAGAGCAGTTTCCAGAGGTTCCTCATTTTATTATGGGTCATTCGATGGGATCTTTTATCACCCGTTGTCTCCTTCAAAAGGCTAGCACTAAGTTTGCAGGAGCTATCATTACGGGAACTGGAGGACCTTTACTAGGAATAGATCTATTGAGAGCTTATTTATCATTAACCAATGCCATCGCCCCACGTCATCGTACTTTTTTGAATTCTGTTTTTACGAGTGTCAATAACAAGCATTTTAAAAAGGATAAAGATTTCAGTGATACCAGCTGGCTCAGTGTAAATCCTAACAACAGAAAAGCTTTTGAGCAGGATGAACTTTGTGGTATTCCGTTTACTCATAATGCTTTTTATACTTTGTTTACCATTTATAAAAAGGCTACAGCGAGAAACTGGGCATCTTCTATTTCAAAGTCATTTCCTTTTTTATTTGTAAGTGGTCAGAATGATCCGATTGGCGATTTTGGAAAAGGGGTAATGCATACCGTGAACAACTTAAAGACTGACGGTTTTCAGCATGTGGACGTGAAGATCTATCCGGAAATGCGTCATGAGATTTTGAATGAGGAAATACGGGAGCAGGTATTGGATGAAATTGATCATTGGATTTCAAAACATTAA